The Deltaproteobacteria bacterium genome window below encodes:
- a CDS encoding PEP-CTERM sorting domain-containing protein yields MEVAPAFNPAVDPCYDAGAIRIVALPPTMQTPEPSAMFLLGAGLVGVVAWVSCKN; encoded by the coding sequence ATGGAGGTAGCTCCAGCGTTTAACCCAGCGGTGGACCCCTGTTACGATGCCGGTGCGATTCGAATCGTAGCCCTTCCGCCAACGATGCAAACGCCGGAACCCTCTGCGATGTTCTTGCTGGGGGCGGGTTTGGTCGGGGTGGTTGCTTGGGTGAGTTGTAAGAACTAA
- a CDS encoding tetratricopeptide repeat protein, with amino-acid sequence MRRFIILGVVIAVLGFGAARYFEIGLSPQTKRDRYLTKARDFMTAAKVNEAIIEFKNALKVDPAHPEAHHELGVALLKRGDPKAAYAEFVRAVDLKPNFIQARYQMANLLLLARDLPKAKQELQKIQEQDKDAQEARYLAAQIAIASKDPDTAIQQLQEVLTKEPGKAQIYVDLGQIQFLKRDFKAAETSYRKALELDGKLNRAKIALAQLYAATDNSQKAEEELLAAIKSDPESEELLNVLGSFYSAGRRTAELEKLYLDFLKKKPDSIVAKKQLADFYVSKNDIVKATEYVNDILKAQPSDTQGLFYRGRLALGRNDIPKAIEDLSKVTLNAPQFAGGFYFYGQALIRSNKIQEAKKNFAKATELSPNWTFPRLSLAQLHLATGDRDLALEESDKVLSIQPNNPAALITSGAARLGRGDGGKALELFKKARELSPRDPAPLLNIAAVYVIQKKYPEAIKEYEAALKLDPGRNEALTAIAQLMLRQNDRKGATELVQQHLKNSKNPAQVHQLLGQIHLEGKDFVKAIEHLNKATELNPNLLSAYFLIGNTYAAQQKFDVAIEQYEKVIKKNPKAIQPYMMMGILYDIKKQPQKSNEYYQKILDIDKNFYPAVNNLAWNYAEYGGNLDIALGLAQRAREANPNDPGIGDTLGWIYYKKGIYSTALDLLKESSEKTKNSNPAILYHLGMAANRSGDKVLAKESLTKALASNQSFPGVDEAKKTLAELQGK; translated from the coding sequence ATGAGACGTTTTATCATCTTGGGCGTTGTCATCGCGGTGCTAGGTTTTGGCGCGGCAAGGTATTTCGAAATCGGCCTTAGCCCGCAGACCAAACGCGATCGCTATCTGACTAAGGCGCGCGATTTCATGACGGCGGCCAAAGTCAATGAAGCGATTATCGAATTTAAAAACGCATTAAAAGTCGATCCCGCGCATCCGGAAGCACACCACGAGCTTGGCGTGGCGCTGCTCAAAAGAGGCGATCCGAAAGCCGCCTACGCCGAATTTGTCAGGGCCGTGGATCTCAAGCCCAATTTCATTCAAGCCCGTTACCAAATGGCCAACTTATTGTTGCTCGCGCGAGACCTCCCGAAGGCCAAGCAAGAACTGCAAAAAATTCAGGAGCAAGACAAGGACGCGCAGGAAGCGCGCTACCTGGCCGCGCAGATCGCGATTGCAAGCAAGGACCCGGACACCGCAATTCAACAGCTGCAAGAAGTTCTGACGAAAGAACCCGGCAAGGCGCAGATCTATGTCGATCTCGGACAGATTCAGTTTCTCAAGCGTGATTTTAAGGCTGCCGAAACCTCTTATCGCAAAGCACTGGAGCTCGACGGTAAGCTCAATCGAGCCAAAATCGCTCTCGCCCAGCTGTATGCGGCGACGGATAATTCGCAGAAGGCCGAGGAAGAATTGCTAGCGGCGATCAAGAGCGATCCTGAAAGCGAAGAGTTACTAAACGTGCTGGGAAGCTTTTATTCCGCTGGTCGCCGCACCGCGGAGCTCGAGAAACTCTACCTGGACTTTCTAAAGAAGAAGCCCGATTCCATCGTTGCCAAAAAACAGCTTGCCGATTTCTACGTCAGTAAAAACGACATTGTTAAAGCGACCGAATATGTCAACGACATTCTGAAGGCTCAGCCGAGCGATACCCAAGGTTTATTTTACCGTGGGCGGCTCGCTTTGGGCCGCAACGATATTCCCAAAGCGATCGAAGACCTGTCGAAGGTCACTCTCAATGCGCCGCAGTTTGCCGGTGGATTCTATTTTTATGGGCAGGCGCTGATTCGGTCTAACAAGATTCAAGAGGCAAAGAAAAACTTTGCGAAGGCCACTGAACTGAGCCCAAACTGGACCTTCCCACGCTTGAGCTTGGCGCAGCTGCATCTGGCCACTGGGGATCGGGACTTGGCCTTGGAAGAAAGCGACAAGGTGCTGAGTATTCAACCGAATAATCCGGCGGCACTCATCACCAGCGGTGCCGCGCGTCTCGGCAGGGGCGACGGTGGCAAAGCGCTGGAGTTGTTTAAAAAAGCGCGAGAATTGAGCCCGCGCGACCCGGCCCCCCTGCTCAATATCGCGGCTGTGTACGTCATCCAGAAAAAGTATCCCGAAGCGATCAAGGAGTATGAGGCTGCCCTAAAGCTCGATCCTGGCCGCAACGAAGCCCTCACAGCGATTGCGCAACTGATGCTGCGGCAAAACGACCGCAAGGGTGCCACGGAGCTGGTCCAACAACACCTGAAGAACTCGAAAAATCCAGCACAAGTTCACCAACTGCTCGGTCAAATCCACCTGGAAGGCAAAGACTTCGTCAAAGCGATTGAACATCTCAACAAAGCCACCGAGCTCAATCCAAATCTTTTGTCGGCGTATTTTCTGATTGGCAATACCTATGCCGCGCAACAGAAATTTGACGTTGCGATTGAGCAGTATGAGAAGGTTATCAAAAAGAATCCCAAGGCCATCCAACCCTACATGATGATGGGGATTCTCTACGACATTAAGAAACAACCGCAAAAATCGAACGAATATTACCAGAAGATTCTCGATATCGATAAAAACTTTTACCCGGCAGTTAACAATCTGGCTTGGAACTATGCTGAATACGGCGGAAACTTGGACATCGCTCTGGGCCTTGCACAGCGTGCGAGGGAAGCCAATCCCAATGATCCCGGCATCGGCGACACATTGGGGTGGATCTATTACAAGAAGGGGATCTATAGCACGGCCCTGGATCTACTTAAGGAAAGCAGTGAGAAGACGAAGAACTCGAACCCGGCGATTCTATATCACCTCGGTATGGCGGCCAACAGGTCCGGCGACAAAGTTCTAGCGAAGGAATCGCTCACAAAGGCATTGGCAAGCAACCAGAGCTTTCCGGGAGTCGACGAAGCGAAGAAGACGTTGGCAGAGCTTCAGGGAAAATAG
- the rfbB gene encoding dTDP-glucose 4,6-dehydratase, translating to MKHLLVTGGCGFIGSHFVRLVLRERPNYRVVNLDLLTYAGNLENFSKDRETRDPARYHFVQGDIADLASTKQILQKENIDAVINFAAETHVDRSLLDSAPFLRTNVEGVRVLLEAACSQPVERFLQVSTDEVYGALAPGGRAFTEDHALKPNSPYAASKAAADLLLRAYHKSYGVQTLITRCGNNYGPYQFPEKFLPLFITNALEDKSLPLYGDGMQVRDWIHVEDHARALLCVLEHGTVGEIYNIGAGGEQTNLHMAEQVLRALGKPPSLIRYVTDRAGHDRRYAIDASKLSNELSWRPSISLDAGLRDTIDWFCREQQWWRRIKSGEYRRYYDQQYSMRFGQ from the coding sequence TTGAAGCATCTGCTAGTCACGGGTGGTTGTGGATTTATCGGTAGTCATTTCGTTCGGCTGGTTCTTCGAGAGCGGCCCAACTACCGAGTTGTCAATCTAGATTTGCTCACCTATGCCGGCAATCTAGAGAATTTTTCCAAGGACAGGGAAACTAGGGATCCCGCGCGATATCATTTCGTACAAGGTGATATTGCAGATTTGGCCTCAACCAAGCAAATCTTGCAAAAGGAAAATATCGACGCGGTTATCAACTTTGCGGCCGAGACGCACGTCGATCGCTCACTTCTGGATAGTGCGCCGTTTCTTCGTACCAACGTTGAAGGTGTCCGCGTGCTGCTGGAGGCTGCCTGCAGCCAGCCGGTTGAGCGTTTTCTGCAAGTTTCGACCGATGAAGTCTACGGTGCGCTGGCCCCAGGGGGTCGTGCATTTACCGAGGACCATGCGCTTAAGCCCAACAGCCCCTATGCGGCAAGTAAAGCCGCTGCTGATTTGCTATTACGGGCCTATCACAAAAGTTACGGTGTGCAGACCCTGATCACGCGGTGCGGCAACAACTATGGACCCTATCAATTCCCGGAAAAATTTCTGCCGCTCTTTATCACGAATGCTTTAGAGGATAAATCGCTGCCACTTTATGGCGATGGGATGCAAGTAAGAGACTGGATCCATGTAGAGGACCATGCCCGTGCTTTGCTGTGTGTTTTGGAGCACGGCACGGTCGGCGAGATCTATAACATCGGCGCCGGCGGCGAGCAAACCAACCTCCACATGGCTGAACAGGTACTCCGAGCCTTAGGCAAGCCTCCAAGTCTCATCCGCTACGTTACAGACCGGGCCGGCCATGACCGGCGCTACGCGATCGATGCATCGAAGCTAAGCAACGAGCTGTCTTGGAGACCCAGTATTTCGCTCGATGCCGGCCTTCGAGATACGATTGACTGGTTCTGCAGGGAGCAGCAATGGTGGCGACGAATTAAGAGCGGTGAGTATCGGCGTTACTACGACCAGCAGTATTCAATGCGGTTCGGCCAATAA
- the rfbC gene encoding dTDP-4-dehydrorhamnose 3,5-epimerase: protein MPFVFTPLDLPEVLLIEPKVFSDERGFFMETYKRSEFARCGIQEEFVQCNHSFSTRGTLRGLHYQNAPRAQGKLVRAAVGAIFDVAVDLRKGSPRYGQWAAIELSAENKRMLYIPAGFAHGACVTSEQAVLLYMVTDEYAPDCERGVLWNDPALGITWPIATPTLSRRDQIWPPLAQSDNGFDYTGS, encoded by the coding sequence ATGCCGTTCGTGTTTACACCTCTCGATCTTCCCGAGGTTCTGTTGATCGAACCCAAGGTGTTTTCTGACGAGCGTGGTTTTTTTATGGAGACCTACAAGCGATCAGAGTTCGCGCGCTGCGGTATCCAAGAGGAATTCGTGCAGTGCAATCATTCCTTTTCCACTCGCGGAACGCTGCGTGGCTTGCATTATCAAAACGCTCCAAGGGCTCAGGGCAAGCTGGTACGCGCCGCAGTAGGTGCGATATTTGACGTGGCGGTCGACCTTCGCAAGGGCTCGCCGCGATACGGCCAGTGGGCGGCAATCGAGCTGTCCGCGGAGAACAAACGCATGCTCTATATCCCGGCAGGATTTGCCCACGGCGCCTGTGTGACCAGCGAGCAAGCCGTTTTGCTGTATATGGTAACCGACGAATATGCGCCTGATTGTGAACGCGGTGTGCTTTGGAACGACCCCGCTTTAGGCATTACTTGGCCGATTGCTACGCCGACGCTATCGCGACGCGATCAAATCTGGCCCCCTCTTGCCCAATCAGATAATGGCTTCGACTACACTGGTTCTTGA
- a CDS encoding glucose-1-phosphate thymidylyltransferase, protein MSGAAKLKGLILSGGRGTRLRPLTHTAAKQLVPVANRPILYYVLDNLKAAGIGEVGMVICPETGNAVRSAIGDGRRWDLKIDYILQEEPLGLAHAVKVAQPYLGNDPFIMYLGDNLIGSRISQYCEEFARSDADAMILLKEVSNPSAFGIAEIDEAGRVRNLVEKPNAPKSNLALVGIYIFSSEIHHAISQIQPSWRGELEITDAIQSLLIRGGKVLSDKIDGWWLDTGKKDDLLTANTVVLDDWIQRSIQGDVDSASNVTGRVQLGKNSRIVRSKIRGPVVIGDNVLVENSFIGPFTSIADGCQIISSVLEHCVFLESARVENVDRLEDSLLGKNSVVVKDHGTHHAYRLMIGDDSEVLL, encoded by the coding sequence ATGAGCGGGGCGGCTAAATTAAAGGGACTGATACTAAGCGGAGGTCGAGGCACGCGGTTGCGGCCGTTGACCCATACCGCGGCCAAGCAATTGGTCCCGGTGGCTAACCGACCCATTCTTTATTACGTGCTAGACAACTTGAAAGCGGCGGGTATCGGCGAAGTTGGCATGGTCATATGCCCGGAGACTGGAAATGCCGTCAGGAGTGCGATTGGCGACGGCAGGCGCTGGGACTTGAAGATCGATTACATTCTTCAAGAAGAGCCTCTGGGACTTGCTCACGCAGTCAAAGTTGCTCAACCTTATCTGGGTAACGACCCATTCATCATGTATCTCGGTGACAATCTGATTGGCTCGCGGATATCGCAGTATTGCGAGGAGTTCGCGCGTTCGGATGCCGACGCGATGATACTTTTAAAGGAGGTGAGCAACCCCTCCGCTTTCGGCATCGCTGAGATCGACGAGGCTGGGCGCGTGCGAAACCTCGTTGAAAAACCGAATGCACCAAAGTCCAACTTGGCGTTGGTTGGGATTTATATTTTTTCCTCCGAGATTCACCATGCGATAAGCCAGATTCAGCCCTCGTGGCGCGGTGAGCTAGAAATCACTGACGCTATTCAATCGTTGCTCATCCGCGGTGGTAAGGTGCTTAGCGACAAGATAGACGGGTGGTGGTTGGACACGGGCAAGAAAGACGACCTCTTGACGGCCAATACTGTGGTTCTCGACGATTGGATTCAACGCTCTATCCAAGGCGACGTCGACAGCGCGAGTAATGTGACCGGCCGTGTACAGTTGGGCAAGAATAGCCGGATCGTGAGAAGCAAAATTCGCGGTCCAGTCGTTATTGGGGATAACGTCCTGGTTGAAAATTCGTTTATCGGGCCGTTTACTTCGATTGCGGATGGCTGCCAAATTATCTCTTCGGTGTTGGAGCACTGCGTTTTTTTGGAATCCGCACGGGTAGAGAACGTCGATCGCTTAGAGGACAGCTTGCTAGGTAAAAATTCTGTCGTTGTTAAAGATCATGGCACTCATCACGCGTATAGGCTGATGATCGGCGACGACTCCGAGGTTCTGTTGTAA
- a CDS encoding tetratricopeptide repeat protein, with translation MKKINELLPSFYCCADLEHRSGLCAYVLAALLLSGGYGGSQAFAQDANWNPLPTAREAIKGHLPKYNSNAAAVNHLILGVDQLENNELHAARQNFLFIINLKDDAPALGGLKLKHIAYSNLGVVDSLEGNSNGAIRNFLAALELDPQYSEAHFNIGTVYYKIGNLKKAEEAFLKAIEIEPNYGRAYYSLGFLYFDQKRYDLARKQSEKAIEYGVPFKTLREKLAKVGR, from the coding sequence ATGAAAAAGATCAATGAGTTGTTGCCGAGCTTTTATTGCTGCGCGGACCTTGAGCATCGAAGCGGATTGTGCGCTTACGTGTTGGCCGCCTTATTGTTGTCAGGCGGCTACGGAGGCTCCCAAGCGTTCGCGCAGGATGCCAATTGGAACCCCCTGCCGACGGCGCGCGAGGCAATCAAGGGGCATCTTCCGAAGTATAACTCGAATGCAGCGGCGGTGAATCATCTCATTTTGGGGGTTGATCAACTCGAGAACAACGAGCTGCACGCAGCTAGACAAAACTTCCTCTTCATCATTAACCTCAAAGATGATGCCCCCGCCCTTGGTGGCCTGAAGCTTAAGCACATCGCCTATTCAAACCTGGGAGTGGTGGACTCGCTTGAAGGCAACTCCAACGGCGCAATCAGGAATTTTCTAGCAGCGCTAGAACTTGATCCACAGTATTCAGAAGCCCATTTCAACATAGGAACCGTCTATTACAAGATTGGTAATTTGAAGAAAGCCGAGGAAGCTTTTCTAAAGGCGATCGAAATTGAACCCAACTATGGGCGGGCCTATTACAGCCTTGGATTCCTCTATTTTGACCAGAAGCGATATGATTTGGCTCGCAAGCAGTCGGAAAAGGCCATCGAATACGGTGTGCCTTTTAAGACATTGAGAGAAAAGCTAGCGAAAGTGGGACGCTAA
- a CDS encoding polysaccharide deacetylase family protein → MLDGIIAAFKANNRGPQRLMLNWGELRLMAEEGWDVGSHTVNHVILTKVSLSQARDELVSSKSSIERELQRPVSLCAFPNGKESDFSAEVIDLVRELNLAGSVTTLSGVNDSVSDCFRLRRYSVWETHLPSLACRLSYLYRRGNTYEKDQ, encoded by the coding sequence ATGTTGGACGGAATTATCGCGGCTTTTAAAGCCAACAATCGCGGACCACAGCGGCTTATGCTGAACTGGGGCGAGCTGCGCTTGATGGCAGAAGAGGGTTGGGACGTCGGCTCGCACACGGTCAATCACGTGATACTGACGAAAGTAAGCTTATCCCAGGCTCGTGATGAGCTGGTATCGTCCAAAAGCAGTATTGAACGTGAGCTTCAGCGGCCCGTCAGTCTCTGTGCATTTCCAAATGGCAAAGAGTCTGATTTCAGCGCAGAAGTAATCGATCTTGTCAGAGAGTTGAACTTGGCGGGCTCCGTTACGACGTTGAGCGGAGTTAATGACAGTGTTTCGGATTGTTTCAGATTGCGACGATACAGCGTCTGGGAAACGCATTTGCCCAGTTTGGCGTGTAGGCTGAGTTATCTTTACCGGAGAGGGAACACGTATGAAAAAGATCAATGA
- the secA gene encoding preprotein translocase subunit SecA: MLAVIKKIFGTKNEREVKRIRPYVGDVNKLEAELQQLSDEALAAKTAEFKKSIVDATAELRSALEELQQEAQGGDAERREELKAQIEEADKALREAENDCLEELLPQAFAAVREASRRTIGLRHFDVQLIGGTVLHEGKIAEMKTGEGKTLVATLPLYLNALTGRGVHLITVNDYLARRDVQWMGPIYHKLGLSVASIVHEASYLFDPTFLTKDYRYLNLRSISRQEAYRADITYGTNNEFGFDYLRDNMKFSIEEYVQRELNFVVVDEVDNILIDEARTPLIISGPAEESTDKYYIIDRIIPKLQRGAVIQGDPNQEDRAAIEKQGDYTVDEKSRSVTLTESGVAKVERLLGVHNLYDPRQIDTLHHVQQALKAHAIFKRDVDYVVKDGEVIIVDEFTGRLMPGRRWSDGLHQAVEAKERVHVREENQTLATITIQNYFRMYKKLAGMTGTADTEAPEFKKIYKLDVVVIPTHRGMVRIDHPDVVYKTEAEKFNAAVDEIAERHAKGQPVLVGTVSVAKSEHLSRLLKEKGVKHNVLNAVNHEAEATIIAQAGRYGTVTIATNMAGRGTDILLGGNADFLARSDMENEWISRAAKLPVQGAGRYEDALRELREKYDEDVKKAEARYRKDGEQYEQQRSDALKRSTELQRQIREISPYREARQRYEDLSATALIEALHNMRAIPDGFLRAKQEFERHLLSDNGSVEGLDAAFAEARQEFDQALEQWQQRNGDRSQFAEVLDDKRRNYEQRAIDMEFDKALATLADGEHAELVQEYTTVHRAFEEAETHCEEIRKPYEAAIQEAQRNYENKRQEYTRMVEEIREQLDKAPDEYRQRFDEILTNYTKTCAEERERVIAAGGLHILGTERHESRRIDNQLRGRAGRQGDPGSSRFYMSLEDDLMRIFGADRIQGIMGRLGMEEGVPIEHGLVTRAIENAQKKVEAHNFDIRKHLLEYDDVMNKQREVIYSQRREVLKAESLKEQVLEMAVGLNEDVVARYCNKEDNPRDWDWPGLREGMHHQFNLRLDLKPEEQDSLNYDDLCELAEKKFTEVYEDKERRFSPPMLRQLEKIFMLQTIDTLWKDHLLSMDHLKEGIGLRGYGQKNPLQEYQKEGFEMFEEMVHKVEEDVVQKLFTVEIAREAAPAAAVPPIMSMEQPRPQRVVLSHGDEAIGPGRSDPKKRAADKVGRNDLCPCGSGKKYKRCHGR, encoded by the coding sequence ATGCTAGCTGTCATTAAGAAAATCTTTGGCACAAAGAATGAACGCGAGGTTAAGCGGATCCGGCCCTACGTCGGTGACGTGAATAAGCTCGAAGCAGAGCTCCAGCAGCTCAGCGACGAAGCATTGGCGGCCAAGACAGCTGAATTCAAAAAGAGTATCGTCGATGCCACCGCGGAATTACGCAGTGCGCTGGAGGAGCTGCAGCAGGAGGCGCAGGGCGGCGACGCCGAGCGGCGCGAGGAGCTGAAAGCCCAAATCGAAGAAGCCGACAAAGCGCTGCGTGAAGCAGAGAACGATTGCCTGGAAGAACTGCTGCCGCAGGCGTTTGCGGCGGTGCGTGAGGCGTCACGCCGGACCATTGGGCTGCGCCATTTCGATGTGCAGTTGATCGGCGGCACGGTGCTGCACGAGGGTAAAATCGCCGAGATGAAAACCGGCGAAGGTAAAACCCTGGTGGCAACGCTGCCGCTCTATCTGAACGCGCTCACCGGCCGCGGTGTCCATTTGATCACGGTCAACGACTATCTGGCACGCCGTGACGTACAATGGATGGGGCCGATCTATCACAAGCTAGGCTTGAGTGTTGCCTCCATTGTCCATGAAGCGAGCTATCTGTTCGACCCGACGTTTCTCACTAAGGATTATCGCTATTTGAATCTGCGGTCGATCTCGCGCCAAGAAGCCTATCGCGCCGATATTACCTACGGCACAAACAATGAATTCGGCTTCGACTACCTGCGCGACAACATGAAGTTCTCCATCGAGGAATATGTCCAGCGGGAATTAAACTTCGTGGTGGTCGACGAGGTCGATAATATTTTGATCGACGAAGCGCGCACGCCGTTGATCATCTCCGGGCCGGCGGAAGAGTCGACGGACAAGTACTACATCATCGATAGAATTATCCCGAAGTTGCAGCGCGGCGCGGTGATTCAAGGCGACCCGAACCAGGAAGATCGCGCGGCGATCGAGAAGCAGGGCGACTATACCGTCGATGAGAAGAGCCGTTCGGTAACCCTGACCGAGAGCGGCGTTGCCAAGGTGGAGCGGCTGCTCGGTGTGCACAATCTCTACGATCCGCGCCAGATCGATACGCTGCACCACGTCCAGCAGGCGTTGAAGGCGCACGCGATTTTCAAGCGCGATGTCGACTATGTCGTCAAAGACGGCGAAGTCATCATAGTCGACGAGTTTACCGGCCGGCTAATGCCGGGGCGGCGCTGGTCCGACGGTCTGCATCAGGCGGTCGAAGCCAAGGAGCGGGTCCATGTCCGTGAAGAGAACCAGACTCTGGCGACGATCACGATTCAAAACTATTTTCGCATGTACAAGAAGCTTGCCGGCATGACCGGCACAGCGGATACCGAGGCGCCGGAGTTCAAGAAGATTTACAAGCTTGACGTCGTCGTGATCCCGACGCATCGCGGCATGGTGCGCATCGACCATCCCGACGTCGTGTATAAAACCGAGGCTGAGAAATTCAACGCCGCCGTAGACGAGATCGCCGAGCGCCATGCCAAGGGCCAGCCCGTGTTGGTCGGCACCGTGTCCGTGGCAAAGTCGGAGCATTTGTCGCGCCTGCTGAAGGAAAAGGGCGTCAAACACAACGTGTTGAACGCCGTCAACCACGAGGCCGAAGCCACGATCATCGCGCAAGCAGGCCGTTACGGCACGGTGACGATCGCGACTAACATGGCCGGCCGCGGCACCGATATTTTGCTCGGTGGCAACGCCGATTTCTTGGCGCGCTCGGACATGGAGAACGAATGGATTAGCCGCGCCGCCAAGTTGCCGGTGCAGGGCGCGGGGCGTTACGAAGACGCGCTGCGCGAGCTGCGGGAAAAATACGACGAAGATGTCAAGAAGGCTGAGGCGCGCTATCGTAAAGATGGCGAACAGTATGAGCAACAGCGCAGCGACGCGCTCAAGCGGTCGACCGAACTACAGCGGCAAATCCGCGAAATCTCGCCCTACCGCGAAGCGCGCCAGCGTTACGAAGATTTGTCCGCCACTGCGTTGATCGAAGCGCTGCACAACATGCGCGCGATACCGGACGGCTTTCTGCGTGCCAAACAGGAATTCGAGCGCCATTTGCTAAGTGATAACGGCAGCGTCGAAGGTCTTGATGCGGCGTTCGCCGAAGCACGGCAGGAGTTCGATCAAGCGTTGGAACAGTGGCAGCAACGCAACGGCGACCGCAGCCAATTCGCCGAAGTCTTAGATGACAAGCGCCGCAACTATGAACAGCGCGCCATCGATATGGAATTCGACAAGGCGTTGGCGACACTAGCCGATGGTGAACACGCCGAGTTGGTGCAGGAATACACAACAGTGCATCGAGCTTTTGAAGAGGCAGAGACTCATTGCGAGGAGATCCGCAAGCCCTATGAGGCGGCGATTCAAGAGGCGCAGCGAAATTACGAAAACAAACGGCAAGAATACACCCGCATGGTCGAAGAGATTCGCGAGCAGCTCGACAAGGCACCGGACGAGTATCGCCAGCGTTTCGATGAAATCCTAACCAATTACACCAAAACCTGCGCCGAAGAGCGTGAGCGCGTGATCGCGGCCGGGGGGCTGCATATTCTCGGCACCGAGCGCCATGAGAGCCGGCGCATCGACAACCAGCTGCGCGGTCGCGCCGGTCGACAAGGCGACCCCGGTTCGTCGCGCTTTTACATGTCGTTGGAAGATGACTTGATGCGCATTTTTGGCGCCGACCGCATCCAGGGCATCATGGGACGGCTGGGTATGGAAGAAGGTGTGCCCATCGAACATGGTTTAGTGACGCGTGCCATTGAAAACGCCCAAAAGAAAGTCGAAGCGCACAACTTCGATATCCGTAAACATCTTCTCGAATACGACGACGTCATGAACAAGCAGCGCGAAGTGATCTACAGCCAGCGGCGTGAGGTGCTTAAGGCCGAGTCGCTCAAAGAGCAAGTGTTGGAGATGGCTGTGGGTTTAAACGAAGATGTGGTCGCTCGTTACTGCAACAAGGAAGATAATCCTAGGGATTGGGATTGGCCGGGCCTGCGCGAGGGGATGCATCACCAATTCAATCTGCGCCTCGACCTAAAACCGGAAGAACAGGATTCTTTGAACTATGACGACCTTTGTGAATTGGCAGAGAAAAAGTTCACCGAGGTTTATGAGGACAAAGAGCGGCGCTTCAGCCCGCCTATGCTCCGGCAACTAGAAAAAATTTTCATGCTCCAGACCATCGACACCTTGTGGAAAGATCATCTGCTGAGCATGGACCACCTAAAAGAAGGCATCGGCCTGCGCGGCTATGGGCAGAAAAACCCTCTGCAGGAATATCAGAAAGAGGGTTTTGAGATGTTCGAGGAAATGGTCCACAAGGTCGAAGAAGATGTCGTGCAAAAGCTCTTTACGGTGGAAATCGCCCGTGAGGCGGCGCCGGCGGCGGCCGTGCCGCCGATCATGTCGATGGAGCAGCCACGGCCGCAGCGCGTGGTGCTAAGCCATGGCGATGAAGCAATCGGCCCCGGGCGCAGCGATCCCAAAAAGCGTGCCGCCGACAAAGTCGGCCGCAACGACCTCTGTCCGTGCGGCAGCGGCAAGAAATACAAGCGCTGCCACGGACGCTAA
- a CDS encoding glutamate racemase, which translates to MSAESAIGVFDSGIGGLTVLHQIIEALPNENTVYLGDTARAPYGSKSTETVLRYSFENSEFLAEKGVKMIVVACNTSTAIALERLRTALTLPIIGVIEPGVRRAVASSKNKKVGVIGTEATIQSGAYTRALKAAEPGIEVYSRACPLFVPLVEEGWTDNAVVEMTVRAYLGSLKQSGIDTLILGCTHYPLLKKAIRKYLGKKVRLVDSAEETAKEVQATLKKLSLAKGAGRASHGFFVTDAPERFIKVGRRFLGDKVESAVRIER; encoded by the coding sequence ATGAGCGCGGAGAGCGCCATCGGGGTTTTCGATTCCGGCATAGGCGGTCTGACGGTGTTGCACCAGATCATCGAAGCACTGCCGAACGAAAATACCGTTTACTTGGGCGACACCGCGCGCGCGCCCTACGGCAGCAAATCGACCGAAACCGTGCTGCGCTATTCGTTTGAAAACAGTGAATTCCTCGCCGAAAAGGGCGTCAAAATGATTGTCGTGGCGTGCAACACGTCAACCGCCATTGCGCTCGAGCGGCTGCGCACTGCATTGACGCTGCCCATCATTGGCGTGATCGAGCCAGGCGTGCGGCGCGCGGTCGCCAGCAGCAAAAACAAGAAGGTCGGTGTGATTGGCACCGAGGCGACGATTCAAAGCGGCGCCTATACGCGGGCTTTGAAGGCGGCGGAGCCCGGCATCGAAGTGTACAGCCGCGCTTGTCCGTTGTTTGTGCCGCTAGTCGAAGAAGGGTGGACCGATAACGCGGTCGTGGAAATGACCGTGCGAGCTTACCTCGGTAGCCTGAAGCAAAGCGGCATCGATACATTGATTCTGGGCTGCACGCATTACCCGTTGCTTAAGAAAGCGATTCGCAAGTACCTGGGCAAAAAGGTGCGGCTGGTTGACTCCGCCGAGGAAACGGCAAAAGAGGTGCAGGCGACCCTGAAGAAGTTGTCCCTCGCCAAAGGTGCTGGCAGAGCAAGCCACGGCTTCTTTGTGACCGATGCTCCGGAGCGGTTTATTAAGGTCGGGCGCCGTTTTTTGGGCGATAAAGTGGAGTCGGCCGTGCGCATCGAGCGCTAA